In a genomic window of Roseimicrobium gellanilyticum:
- a CDS encoding helix-turn-helix transcriptional regulator: MKTQVPSPQHGSPLLRKLLTIEEVADALALTRRGVESMTKRGVLPVIKLSNRAVRYRPEAVESVLDRLTIGAVSDKPGKRVSA; the protein is encoded by the coding sequence ATGAAAACGCAAGTACCCAGTCCGCAGCACGGTTCCCCGCTACTCCGCAAACTGCTCACCATCGAAGAAGTAGCAGACGCTTTGGCTCTCACGCGGAGGGGCGTGGAGAGCATGACCAAGCGCGGCGTGTTGCCGGTCATCAAGCTGAGCAACCGCGCCGTGCGGTATCGCCCCGAGGCCGTGGAATCCGTGCTGGACCGTCTGACAATTGGCGCTGTCTCCGATAAACCGGGGAAGCGGGTGTCGGCATAA
- a CDS encoding tyrosine-type recombinase/integrase, translating into MAATKKTATKKGKPKRREWPIVKRTKYRNGSIAYMVDTRLRGEGSRVFKPTLEEANEVARQARIRRQNEGIGYFSLEGDQRLDAERALAMLAPFGKTLVDAVEFYVPHLKALQSSKSVLEASDAYESNATARNLSKPHLRDIRLRLGRFSETFGDRLIAEVEAEEIDEWLDDLEVEAATRNGYRRHLCALWAFAGKRGWCNATEIEKTTLRKENSGKTEVVTPEECKALLDHADPDILPVIAVGAFAGLRRSELGRLQWGHINLPERFVEVVVAGTNTKSAKRRIVVMSDNLAAWLAPYEGRTGSVWPDQKERGRRLLDEAKRAAGFGTPGTETDEEKGKGVALMPWRHNALRHSFASYHLAKHNDAAKVSLEMGHTNSVLVFRHYRQLVRPADAAKYWEVMPTVIP; encoded by the coding sequence ATGGCAGCCACAAAGAAGACCGCGACCAAGAAGGGCAAACCGAAGCGCCGGGAGTGGCCCATCGTGAAGCGGACCAAATACCGCAATGGCAGCATTGCCTACATGGTGGACACCCGTTTACGTGGCGAGGGCTCCCGTGTGTTCAAGCCGACGCTTGAGGAAGCTAACGAAGTGGCGCGTCAGGCTCGCATCCGCCGTCAGAACGAGGGCATTGGTTATTTCAGCCTGGAGGGCGATCAACGTCTCGATGCAGAGCGAGCGCTGGCGATGTTGGCACCGTTCGGCAAGACTCTGGTGGATGCCGTGGAATTCTACGTCCCGCACCTGAAGGCGCTCCAATCCTCAAAAAGCGTGCTGGAAGCATCTGATGCCTACGAGAGCAACGCCACAGCCCGCAACCTTTCAAAGCCCCACCTCCGAGACATCCGGCTCCGCTTGGGGCGCTTCTCCGAAACCTTTGGCGATCGACTGATCGCAGAGGTGGAGGCCGAGGAGATCGACGAATGGTTGGATGACCTGGAAGTGGAGGCCGCCACGCGGAATGGCTACAGAAGGCACTTGTGCGCTCTCTGGGCGTTCGCTGGCAAGCGCGGGTGGTGCAATGCGACCGAGATTGAAAAGACCACGCTCCGCAAAGAAAACAGCGGGAAAACCGAGGTGGTGACGCCGGAGGAATGCAAGGCGCTCCTGGACCATGCCGACCCTGATATCCTTCCAGTGATCGCCGTTGGCGCTTTCGCTGGCTTGCGACGCTCTGAGCTCGGGCGGCTTCAGTGGGGCCATATCAACCTGCCGGAAAGGTTCGTAGAGGTGGTGGTAGCTGGAACCAACACGAAGTCAGCAAAGAGGCGCATCGTTGTTATGAGCGACAATCTCGCCGCGTGGCTGGCACCGTATGAGGGCAGGACCGGCTCAGTCTGGCCAGACCAGAAGGAACGCGGCAGGAGACTCCTGGACGAAGCAAAGAGGGCGGCGGGATTCGGAACGCCTGGAACGGAGACTGACGAGGAGAAAGGGAAGGGGGTGGCGCTCATGCCATGGCGGCACAATGCGCTCAGGCATTCGTTCGCCAGCTATCACCTCGCCAAGCACAACGACGCCGCGAAGGTTTCGCTGGAAATGGGACACACCAACTCGGTACTGGTGTTTAGACACTACAGGCAGCTAGTCCGCCCCGCAGATGCGGCGAAGTATTGGGAGGTGATGCCAACCGTCATCCCTTGA
- a CDS encoding ATP-binding protein, with product MTLLTPEQQREAEAQAHRFPSHLTYLQVHQRLEAERNPPPPSPEKPKAIPIKCRECGTEMDEQDDVLRAICTNFICEACEKKAEEEKRLAWENRPLAPWPSLWPERAILDQENCSGEPLRLAKVINGLLSDGAMVGLIGDRGRGKTVMAARIAQWRRERREEPGIYVRAADVFSLIKGTWEKGRSSSRETEESLMNRFREAEFLVIDEIQERTLSEWENKILVNVLDHRYAGLLPTLIVGNLSTAELATNLGPSISDRMAQTGGVVECGWQSLRQPGTKVYTKEQRESIRWSHCPFTSTGGLGFRGREMQLHGGYHA from the coding sequence ATGACACTCCTTACACCTGAGCAACAGAGAGAGGCCGAGGCGCAAGCGCATCGCTTCCCGTCCCACCTGACGTACCTTCAGGTTCACCAACGCCTGGAAGCGGAACGCAATCCGCCGCCACCTTCACCTGAGAAACCGAAGGCTATACCCATCAAATGCCGGGAGTGTGGTACCGAGATGGATGAGCAGGATGACGTATTGCGAGCCATCTGCACCAACTTCATCTGTGAAGCCTGCGAGAAGAAGGCTGAAGAAGAGAAGCGGCTTGCATGGGAGAATCGCCCGTTGGCCCCATGGCCGAGCCTGTGGCCGGAGCGCGCCATCCTGGACCAAGAGAATTGCAGCGGGGAGCCGTTACGACTTGCCAAGGTAATCAATGGACTGCTATCCGATGGCGCGATGGTGGGCCTGATTGGTGACCGTGGGCGCGGCAAGACCGTCATGGCTGCAAGGATCGCCCAGTGGCGACGCGAGCGCCGCGAAGAGCCCGGCATCTACGTACGTGCTGCTGATGTATTCTCATTGATCAAGGGGACATGGGAAAAAGGTCGCTCCTCAAGCAGGGAGACAGAGGAAAGTCTGATGAACCGATTCAGGGAGGCCGAGTTCCTTGTCATCGATGAGATACAGGAGCGGACACTATCTGAATGGGAGAACAAGATACTAGTCAACGTGCTGGACCACCGTTACGCGGGCTTGCTACCCACTCTCATTGTTGGCAACCTGAGCACCGCAGAGCTGGCAACCAATCTCGGGCCATCCATCTCCGACCGCATGGCGCAGACTGGCGGCGTGGTGGAATGTGGATGGCAGAGCTTGAGACAGCCGGGCACGAAGGTGTACACCAAGGAGCAGCGCGAGAGTATCCGCTGGAGCCATTGCCCTTTCACCTCAACCGGAGGTCTTGGGTTTCGTGGAAGGGAGATGCAACTGCATGGAGGTTACCACGCATGA
- a CDS encoding helix-turn-helix domain-containing protein has protein sequence MGFKHIEASIFAPVTPTEKLVLLVLAYHCNDKDLRCHPGFGRISRASGLSTRAVSKTIKALEKQGIINVIRGTGTTSSAYRLPFLNAPFPDIEKGDECCSPLNVVHPTPEPDSPQGMNVVQVGDERGSSKQEVNRNIEKEDNMNLFPASLSADDGGEQGKPLKSHSSKPKKVKSEADPRHHEITSQWGSTYRAFHGQSYVFNKKDVSNLKRFLADDSSTTAEQFLHRAQEAWKRAKEDPYARQCASAATITGLCSRWNDITLELQRARGGGNVMRFKNGRDDRGQRPGEIKTDVTADKIPRIK, from the coding sequence ATGGGATTCAAACACATAGAGGCCAGCATCTTCGCGCCGGTCACTCCCACTGAAAAGCTCGTGCTTCTCGTGCTGGCGTACCATTGCAATGACAAGGATCTCCGATGTCATCCAGGCTTTGGGCGGATCTCACGCGCTTCCGGTTTGAGCACACGAGCCGTGTCCAAGACGATCAAGGCTTTGGAGAAGCAGGGCATCATCAACGTGATCCGAGGGACTGGCACCACGTCTTCAGCGTACCGCCTCCCCTTCCTTAACGCCCCATTTCCAGACATCGAGAAGGGGGATGAATGTTGTTCACCCCTGAACGTGGTTCATCCCACCCCTGAACCAGATTCACCCCAGGGGATGAACGTCGTGCAGGTGGGGGATGAACGTGGTTCATCCAAACAGGAAGTTAACAGGAATATTGAAAAGGAAGATAACATGAATCTTTTTCCCGCGTCGCTTTCAGCGGACGACGGGGGCGAGCAGGGAAAGCCTTTGAAATCTCATTCTTCAAAACCCAAGAAGGTGAAGAGTGAGGCAGACCCAAGGCATCATGAGATAACATCCCAATGGGGATCGACCTACAGAGCGTTCCATGGTCAGAGCTATGTCTTCAATAAAAAGGACGTCTCGAACCTGAAGCGCTTCCTTGCCGACGATTCCAGCACCACCGCTGAGCAGTTCCTACACCGAGCACAGGAGGCATGGAAGCGAGCCAAAGAAGATCCCTACGCCCGCCAGTGTGCGAGTGCAGCCACCATCACCGGCTTATGCAGCCGATGGAATGACATCACTCTGGAGCTTCAGCGAGCACGTGGTGGGGGAAACGTGATGCGCTTCAAGAACGGACGTGATGATCGCGGCCAGCGTCCTGGCGAAATCAAAACAGACGTCACCGCAGACAAAATCCCAAGAATCAAATAG